One part of the Salvelinus sp. IW2-2015 linkage group LG28, ASM291031v2, whole genome shotgun sequence genome encodes these proteins:
- the LOC111954052 gene encoding tumor necrosis factor alpha-induced protein 2, whose product MTDRGVVVQVCNEDDKDTLQKDYETLLLHLWMAVHTTFSSTPSGEHLEILRSAVETITLLEEKDQQWEGRPEGSSEAPVWRPHQSRRTHDTLLEKMVESRMRNAAVEEDNIXVSSVDSLSTSMKREVCRMGKCLKEDVLRXAXEXRDCYPXDFDVCNLYVRLYHQKFSARLTELARSGLDVDDCNYLLCWVNNYYPNDILKHKDLEGHINMESLGXLLSEKDLTTLDEQYXLQKESXLRTWFSNALSKEEEGWLSGKSPELIDGYCFCPLAIDIIQAVDGAMREARTILGSEAKAQRILRQLDSFXISYKRSLEEFVKGRRENTQAVVKANLVNIEQFRDFIVRREESIPEETKTSCMSTLADLRDCGYGYFTGPIHEELRVQYHRLWTQAWFTGGQMVLDEVLGTLDRHMQQFTDLKPICMEELLGRLHMEMMVEYVKRMMKRKMTLKNKEQQEAAAXLLAEDSSXLSXYFTEAGSKISWLSEVLPKMAEVVRLQDPGSIQLEIVTLARDFPDLSWRQISALLSLKANLSTADVRGIKESLEVNRPTVISSNTNPPFFSKIPAGTFWHMPS is encoded by the exons ATGACGGATAGAGGGGTTGTGGTTCAGGTTTGCAACGAGGACGATAAAGACACGCTCCAAAAAGACTATGAAACCCTGCTGCTCCACTTATGGATGGCAGTTCACACCACCTTTAGTTCCACACCCTCAGGWGAACACCTAGAGATACTTCGGAGTGCGGTGGAAACCATAACGCTGCTGGAAGAGAAGGACCAGCAATGGGAAGGGCGGCCCGAGGGCAGCAGCGAGGCCCCCGTGTGGCGMCCACACCAGTCCCGGCGCACCCACGACACCCTGCTTGAAAAAATGGTGGAATCTCGAATGAGGAATGCGGCAGTGGAGGAGGACAATATTAYCGTTAGCAGTGTGGACAGCCTGTCAACGTCCATGAAAAGGGAGGTATGTAGGATGGGCAAGTGTCTGAAGGAGGACGTTCTCAGGYTMGCKAGMGARYTYAGGGACTGCTACCCCCRAGACTTTGACGTGTGCAACTTGTACGTGAGACTTTACCATCAGAAGTTCTCAGCAAGGTTAACGGAACTGGCCCGCTCTGGGCTCGATGTGGATGACTGTAACTACCTCCTCTGCTGGGTGAATAATTACTATCCAAA TGACATCTTAAAACACAAAGACCTTGAGGGGCACATCAACATGGAGTCTTTGGGAYCTCTTTTATCTGAGAAGGATCTCACAACATTGGAYGAGCAGTATKTACTACAAAAAGAG AGTKAACTCAGGACCTGGTTCTCCAATGCTCTCAGtaaggaggaggagggttggcTCAGTGGAAAGAGTCCAGAACTCATTGACGGGTACTGCTTCTGTCCTCTGGCCATTGACATCATACAG GCTGTTGATGGGGCCATGAGAGAGGCCAGGACTATTCTGGGCAGTGAGGCTAAAGCCCAGAGAATCCTGCGTCAGCTGGACAGCTTCRTGATAAG CTATAAGAGATCTCTTGAAGAATTTGTGAAGGGAAGACGGGAGAACACTCAGGCAGTCGTGAAAGCTAACCTGGTTAACATTGAACAATTCAG AGACTTCATAGTGAGAAGAGAGGAGTCAATCCCAGAAGAGACCAAGACAAGCTGTATGTCCACATTGGCAGACCTGAGAGACTGTGGCTACGGATACTTCACCGGCCCCATACATGAGGAGCTCAGG GTGCAGTACCATAGGCTGTGGACGCAGGCCTGGTTTACTGGGGGTCAGATGGTACTGGATGAAGTTCTGGGGACACTGGACAGACACATGCAGCAATTCACAGACCTCAAACCCATCTGTATGGAG gagctgcTGGGCCGGCTCCACATGGAGATGATGGTGGAGTATgtgaagaggatgatgaagaggaagatGACGCTGAAGAACAAGGAGCAGCAGGAGGCAGCAGCCAAWTTACTYGCTGAAGACAGCAGCAAWCTGAGCARCTACTTTACTGAAGCG GGMTCCAAAATAAGCTGGCTGAGTGAGGTCCTCCCTAAAATGGCGGAGGTGGTCAGACTGCAGGACCCAGGAAGCATCCAGCTGGAGATCGTCACCCTGGCTAGGGACTTCCCAGACCttag TTGGAGGCAGATCTCGGCCCTGCTCTCCCTCAAAGCCAACCTATCCACTGCTGATGTCCGCGGCATCAAAGAGAGCCTGGAAGTGAACCGTCCTACAGTCATCTCCTCCAATACCAACCCACCATTCTTTTCCAAGATTCCAGCAGGCACATTTTGGCACATGCCATCTTAA